In Carya illinoinensis cultivar Pawnee chromosome 10, C.illinoinensisPawnee_v1, whole genome shotgun sequence, one DNA window encodes the following:
- the LOC122278977 gene encoding sulfoquinovosidase-like: protein MSALKITKKHHKHFNNPFPSSPTVLPSIQGTLSFNSQKVPSHQIFSIGKDFQLLWSSKDGGHLSISHHSCPSRPIWSTIPGQAFVSAALVETEVEESRGSFAVKDGDVHLICNHQTIEEIRLIDQFDHSLEPKCQDSPSGHPGLEQKKDMNGTQFPILIITGWVFSMKKKKRKFQKDGIRAEIQFETKDPSTRARYWLLFDQKNSNQVGFQGMLGQPNFKLRQKASSTASGRFRGFRWRIGRIKKRRLGFCWSIARPRGYVTVSSAEETRDMRVEEPTQFNRIYLTYSSEANERFYGFGEQFSHLDFKGKRVPILVQEQGIGRGDQPITFAANLVSYRAGGDWSTTYAPSPFYMTSKMRSLYLEGYDYSAFDLTTHDRVQIQIRGSSVQGRILHGNSPSELIEHFTETIGRPPELPEWIISGAVVGMQGGTETVRRIWNKLKTYNVPVSAFWLQDWVGQRETLIGSQLWWNWEVDTKRYYGWQQLLQDLSARHIKVLTYCNPCLAPTQEKPNRRRNLFEEAKSLDILVKDKYGQPYMVPNTAFDVGMLDLTHPKTAGWFKQILQEMVDDGVRGWMADFGEGLPVDATVYSGEDPISAHNRYPELWAQINREFVEEWKSNCVGKVKEDPPEELVFFMRAGFRNSPKWGMLFWEGDQMVSWQANDGIKSAVTGLLSSGLSGYAFNHSDIGGYCAVNLPFIKYRRSEELLLRWMELNAFTTVFRTHEGNKPSCNSQFYSNHQTLSQFARFAEVYRAWKFYRIQLVKEAAQKGLPVCRHLFLHYPEDENVHSLSYQQFLVGTEILVAPVLDKGKKNVKVYFPVGERCDWQHVWTGKLYRGQGCEAWVDAPIGYPAVFVKTGSTIGKTFVKNLRDFNIL, encoded by the exons ATGTCAGCCCTCAAAATCACCAAAAAGCACCACAAACATTTTAATAACCcttttccgtcaagcccaacaGTCCTACCTTCCATTCAAGGAACTCTATCTTTCAATTCCCAAAAAGTGCCTTCACACCAGATATTCTCAATTGGGAAGGACTTCCAGCTTCTATGGAGCTCTAAAGATGGTGGTCATCTCTCCATTTCTCATCACTCATGTCCTTCTAGGCCCATATGGTCTACCATCCCCGGCCAAGCCTTTGTGTCTGCAGCATTGGTTGAAACAGAGGTGGAGGAAAGCAGGGGGTCCTTTGCTGTCAAAGATGGAGATGTTCATTTGATTTGCAATCACCAAACCATAGAGGAAATAAGATTGATTGATCAGTTTGATCATTCTTTAGAGCCTAAATGCCAAGATTCTCCATCTGGGCATCCGGGGCTTGAGCAGAAAAAAGATATGAATGGTACCCAATTCCCCATTTTGATAATAACTGGTTGGGTTTTCagcatgaagaaaaagaaaaggaagtttCAAAAAGACGGAATTCGTGCAGAAATACAATTTGAGACAAAGGATCCTTCTACCCGTGCAAGGTATTGGTTACTATTCGATCAGAAAAACAGCAATCAGGTTGGTTTCCAAGGGATGCTTGGGCAACCAAACTTTAAGCTACGCCAAAAAGCCTCTTCAACAGCTTCAGGAAGATTCCGAGGGTTTAGGTGGAGGATAGGACGGATAAAGAAACGGAGACTAGGTTTCTGTTGGTCCATTGCAAGGCCGAGAGGGTACGTCACAGTTTCCTCAGCAGAGGAAACACGAGACATGAGAGTTGAAGAACCCACGCAATTCAACAGGATATATTTGACctattcaagtgaagcaaatgAGAGATTCTATGGTTTTGGGGAGCAGTTCTCACATCTGGATTTCAAAGGCAAAAGGGTACCTATTCTTGTTCAAGAACAAGGCATCGGAAGAGGGGATCAACCTATTACTTTTGCAGCTAACTTGGTTAGCTATAG GGCTGGGGGTGATTGGAGTACAACTTATGCTCCTTCTCCATTCTATATGACATCGAAGATGCGATCTCTCTATCTCGAAGGATATGATTATTCCGCTTTCGATCTGACAACGCATGACAGAGTTCAGATTCAG ATACGCGGGTCTTCAGTTCAAGGACGGATTTTGCACGGGAACTCACCTTCTGAGCTCATTGAACATTTTACAGAAACCATTGGGAGGCCCCCCGAGCTTCCTGAGTGGATAATATCTGGTGCGGTGGTTGGAATGCAAGGTGGCACAGAAACCGTTCGCCGCATTTGGAATAAGCTGAAGACCTACAATGTTCCCGTTTCAGCCTTTTGGCTTCAG GATTGGGTAGGGCAGAGGGAGACATTGATTGGATCGCAACTGTGGTGGAATTGGGAAGTGGATACAAAAAGGTATTATGGATGGCAGCAACTGCTTCAAGATCTCAGTGCTCGACATATCAAAGTGCTGACATACTGCAATCCTTGTCTAGCTCCT ACCCAGGAGAAACCAAACAGAAGGAGAAACCTTTTTGAGGAGGCAAAGAGTTTGGACATCTTAGTCAAAGATAAGTATGGACAACCATACATGGTTCCAAATACAGCTTTTGATGTTGGAATGTTGGATTTGACGCACCCAAAGACCGCTGGTTGGTTCAAACAGATTTTACAAGAAATGGTGGATGATGGAGTTAGAGGATGGATGGCTGATTTTGGTGAAGGTCTGCCTGTGGATGCCACCGTCTATTCAG GTGAAGATCCAATTTCTGCACATAATAGGTACCCTGAGCTATGGGCCCAAATAAACAGAGAGTTTGTGGAAGAATGGAAAAGCAACTGTGTGGGTAAGGTGAAGGAAGACCCACCAGAGGAGCTAGTTTTCTTCATGAGAGCTGGGTTCAGAAATAGTCCCAAATGGGGGATGCTATTTTGGGAAGGAGACCAAATGGTTAGTTGGCAGGCTAATGATGGGATAAAGAGTGCGGTTACTGGCCTACTCAGCAGTGGACTTTCAGGATATGCTTTTAACCACAGTGATATTGGGGGCTACTGTGCAGTAAACTTGCCTTTTATTAAGTACAGAAGAAGTGAAGAGTTGCTTTTGCGTTGGATGGAGCTAAATGCTTTCACCACCGTCTTCCGGACCCATGAA GGGAACAAGCCATCCTGCAATAGCCAATTCTACTCAAACCACCAAACTTTATCTCAGTTTGCTCGCTTTGCTGAGGTGTACAGAGCATGGAAGTTTTACAGAATCCAACTTGTAAAG GAAGCTGCTCAAAAGGGCCTTCCAGTTTGCCGCCACCTATTTCTCCACTACCCAGAAGATGAAAATGTGCATAGCTTGAGCTACCAGCAATTTTTGGTTGGCACTGAGATCCTAGTGGCGCCTGTCCTAGACAAAGGCAAGAAGAATGTTAAGGTCTATTTTCCTGTGGGAGAAAGGTGTGATTGGCAACATGTATGGACGGGGAAACTATATAGAGGACAAGGTTGTGAAGCTTGGGTAGATGCTCCAATTGGTTACCCTGCTGTATTTGTAAAGACTGGCTCCACCATCGGAAAAACCTTTGTAAAAAATCTGAGAGATTTCAACATTCTGTAG
- the LOC122278978 gene encoding transcription factor TGA2.3-like isoform X2: MGSRTVKIGADDDSRVMTGMPSFVPAIPNSNSLGTEGNTIRSSQLPDFGTFEQSLGFRIEDAVGLNPLYNQMKSSSQALGTDIQFATLNKTLQLQKEPQANLVSTSGGHRENWGESTMAEASPRTDTSTDDTDDKNQRHEMGQLIGVAASDSSDKSKEKSGDQKTLRRLAQNREAARKSRLRKKAYVQQLESSRLKLTQLEQELQRARQQGIFISSSGDQSHSMSGNGALAFDVEYARWLEEQNKQINELRAAVNSHAADAELRTIVDNVMAHFDDIFRLKGIAAKADVFHILSGMWKTPAERCFMWIGGFRSSELLKQSSQQAEDALSQGMEALQQSLAETLANGSPSPSGSSGNVANYMGQMAMAMGKLGTLEGFLRQADNLRQQTLQQMHRILTTRQSARALLAINDYFSRLRALSSLWLARPRE, translated from the exons ATGGGTAGTAGAACGGTGAAGATTGGTGCAGACGATGATAGTAGAGTTATGACCGGGATGCCGAGCTTCGTTCCTGCAATACCCAATTCCAATTCCCT TGGAACAGAAGGAAACACCATTCGTTCTTCTCAACTTCCAGACTTTGGAACATTTGAGCAGTCCCTTGGATTTCGCATAGAGGATGCCGTTGGCCTAA ATCCTTTATATAATCAGATGAAGTCAAGTAGCCAGGCACTGGGTACAGATATTCAATTTGCCACTTTAAATAAG ACATTACAACTACAAAAAGAACCACAAGCGAATCTGGTCTCTACATCTGGTGGCCATCGTGAAAATTGGGGAGAGTCCACTATGGCAGAAGCAAGCCCAAGGACCGATACATCGACAGATGACACAGATGACAAGAATCAAAGG CATGAAATGGGTCAATTGATTGGTGTTGCAGCCTCTGATTCTAGTGACAAATCAAAGGAGAAATCAGGGGATCAAAAG acCTTGCGCCGGCTTGCTCAAAATCGTGAAGCTGCCAGAAAGAGCCGATTAAGGAAAAAA GCATATGTGCAACAGCTTGAGAGTAGCCGGCTAAAGCTAACCCAACTAGAGCAAGAGCTGCAGCGGGCCCGCCAGCAG GGCATATTCATTTCAAGCTCAGGAGACCAATCCCATTCAATGAGTGGAAATG GTGCCTTGGCATTTGATGTAGAGTATGCACGGTGGCTAGAAGAGCAGAACAAGCAGATAAATGAGCTGAGGGCTGCAGTCAATTCACATGCAGCCGATGCTGAGCTTCGCACCATTGTTGACAATGTTATGGCACACTTCGATGACATTTTTAGGCTGAAAGGCATTGCAGCCAAAGCTGATGTTTTCCACATATTGTCAGGAATGTGGAAGACACCAGCGGAACGGTGTTTTATGTGGATTGGTGGCTTCCGATCATCTGAACTACTCAAG CAATCATCCCAGCAGGCTGAAGATGCTCTATCACAGGGCATGGAGGCATTGCAGCAATCTCTGGCTGAGACATTGGCCAATGGCTCACCTAGTCCATCAGGATCATCTGGGAATGTGGCAAACTATATGGGTCAAATGGCCATGGCCATGGGAAAGCTTGGAACACTTGAGGGGTTTCTTCGCCAG GCTGATAATCTGCGTCAACAAACACTCCAACAAATGCACCGTATATTAACAACCAGGCAATCAGCCCGCGCACTTCTTGCCATAAATGACTATTTCTCTCGTCTTCGAGCCCTCAGTTCTCTCTGGCTTGCCCGGCCACGCGAATGA
- the LOC122278978 gene encoding transcription factor TGA2.3-like isoform X1, translated as MGSRTVKIGADDDSRVMTGMPSFVPAIPNSNSLGTEGNTIRSSQLPDFGTFEQSLGFRIEDAVGLNPLYNQMKSSSQALGTDIQFATLNKTLQLQKEPQANLVSTSGGHRENWGESTMAEASPRTDTSTDDTDDKNQRHEMGQLIGVAASDSSDKSKEKSGDQKTLRRLAQNREAARKSRLRKKAYVQQLESSRLKLTQLEQELQRARQQGIFISSSGDQSHSMSGNGALAFDVEYARWLEEQNKQINELRAAVNSHAADAELRTIVDNVMAHFDDIFRLKGIAAKADVFHILSGMWKTPAERCFMWIGGFRSSELLKLLVNQLEPLTEQQLVGIYNLQQSSQQAEDALSQGMEALQQSLAETLANGSPSPSGSSGNVANYMGQMAMAMGKLGTLEGFLRQADNLRQQTLQQMHRILTTRQSARALLAINDYFSRLRALSSLWLARPRE; from the exons ATGGGTAGTAGAACGGTGAAGATTGGTGCAGACGATGATAGTAGAGTTATGACCGGGATGCCGAGCTTCGTTCCTGCAATACCCAATTCCAATTCCCT TGGAACAGAAGGAAACACCATTCGTTCTTCTCAACTTCCAGACTTTGGAACATTTGAGCAGTCCCTTGGATTTCGCATAGAGGATGCCGTTGGCCTAA ATCCTTTATATAATCAGATGAAGTCAAGTAGCCAGGCACTGGGTACAGATATTCAATTTGCCACTTTAAATAAG ACATTACAACTACAAAAAGAACCACAAGCGAATCTGGTCTCTACATCTGGTGGCCATCGTGAAAATTGGGGAGAGTCCACTATGGCAGAAGCAAGCCCAAGGACCGATACATCGACAGATGACACAGATGACAAGAATCAAAGG CATGAAATGGGTCAATTGATTGGTGTTGCAGCCTCTGATTCTAGTGACAAATCAAAGGAGAAATCAGGGGATCAAAAG acCTTGCGCCGGCTTGCTCAAAATCGTGAAGCTGCCAGAAAGAGCCGATTAAGGAAAAAA GCATATGTGCAACAGCTTGAGAGTAGCCGGCTAAAGCTAACCCAACTAGAGCAAGAGCTGCAGCGGGCCCGCCAGCAG GGCATATTCATTTCAAGCTCAGGAGACCAATCCCATTCAATGAGTGGAAATG GTGCCTTGGCATTTGATGTAGAGTATGCACGGTGGCTAGAAGAGCAGAACAAGCAGATAAATGAGCTGAGGGCTGCAGTCAATTCACATGCAGCCGATGCTGAGCTTCGCACCATTGTTGACAATGTTATGGCACACTTCGATGACATTTTTAGGCTGAAAGGCATTGCAGCCAAAGCTGATGTTTTCCACATATTGTCAGGAATGTGGAAGACACCAGCGGAACGGTGTTTTATGTGGATTGGTGGCTTCCGATCATCTGAACTACTCAAG CTTCTTGTCAATCAATTGGAGCCTTTAACTGAACAACAATTGGTGGGCATCTACAACTTGCAGCAATCATCCCAGCAGGCTGAAGATGCTCTATCACAGGGCATGGAGGCATTGCAGCAATCTCTGGCTGAGACATTGGCCAATGGCTCACCTAGTCCATCAGGATCATCTGGGAATGTGGCAAACTATATGGGTCAAATGGCCATGGCCATGGGAAAGCTTGGAACACTTGAGGGGTTTCTTCGCCAG GCTGATAATCTGCGTCAACAAACACTCCAACAAATGCACCGTATATTAACAACCAGGCAATCAGCCCGCGCACTTCTTGCCATAAATGACTATTTCTCTCGTCTTCGAGCCCTCAGTTCTCTCTGGCTTGCCCGGCCACGCGAATGA
- the LOC122278978 gene encoding transcription factor TGA2.3-like isoform X3: MKSSSQALGTDIQFATLNKTLQLQKEPQANLVSTSGGHRENWGESTMAEASPRTDTSTDDTDDKNQRHEMGQLIGVAASDSSDKSKEKSGDQKTLRRLAQNREAARKSRLRKKAYVQQLESSRLKLTQLEQELQRARQQGIFISSSGDQSHSMSGNGALAFDVEYARWLEEQNKQINELRAAVNSHAADAELRTIVDNVMAHFDDIFRLKGIAAKADVFHILSGMWKTPAERCFMWIGGFRSSELLKLLVNQLEPLTEQQLVGIYNLQQSSQQAEDALSQGMEALQQSLAETLANGSPSPSGSSGNVANYMGQMAMAMGKLGTLEGFLRQADNLRQQTLQQMHRILTTRQSARALLAINDYFSRLRALSSLWLARPRE; the protein is encoded by the exons ATGAAGTCAAGTAGCCAGGCACTGGGTACAGATATTCAATTTGCCACTTTAAATAAG ACATTACAACTACAAAAAGAACCACAAGCGAATCTGGTCTCTACATCTGGTGGCCATCGTGAAAATTGGGGAGAGTCCACTATGGCAGAAGCAAGCCCAAGGACCGATACATCGACAGATGACACAGATGACAAGAATCAAAGG CATGAAATGGGTCAATTGATTGGTGTTGCAGCCTCTGATTCTAGTGACAAATCAAAGGAGAAATCAGGGGATCAAAAG acCTTGCGCCGGCTTGCTCAAAATCGTGAAGCTGCCAGAAAGAGCCGATTAAGGAAAAAA GCATATGTGCAACAGCTTGAGAGTAGCCGGCTAAAGCTAACCCAACTAGAGCAAGAGCTGCAGCGGGCCCGCCAGCAG GGCATATTCATTTCAAGCTCAGGAGACCAATCCCATTCAATGAGTGGAAATG GTGCCTTGGCATTTGATGTAGAGTATGCACGGTGGCTAGAAGAGCAGAACAAGCAGATAAATGAGCTGAGGGCTGCAGTCAATTCACATGCAGCCGATGCTGAGCTTCGCACCATTGTTGACAATGTTATGGCACACTTCGATGACATTTTTAGGCTGAAAGGCATTGCAGCCAAAGCTGATGTTTTCCACATATTGTCAGGAATGTGGAAGACACCAGCGGAACGGTGTTTTATGTGGATTGGTGGCTTCCGATCATCTGAACTACTCAAG CTTCTTGTCAATCAATTGGAGCCTTTAACTGAACAACAATTGGTGGGCATCTACAACTTGCAGCAATCATCCCAGCAGGCTGAAGATGCTCTATCACAGGGCATGGAGGCATTGCAGCAATCTCTGGCTGAGACATTGGCCAATGGCTCACCTAGTCCATCAGGATCATCTGGGAATGTGGCAAACTATATGGGTCAAATGGCCATGGCCATGGGAAAGCTTGGAACACTTGAGGGGTTTCTTCGCCAG GCTGATAATCTGCGTCAACAAACACTCCAACAAATGCACCGTATATTAACAACCAGGCAATCAGCCCGCGCACTTCTTGCCATAAATGACTATTTCTCTCGTCTTCGAGCCCTCAGTTCTCTCTGGCTTGCCCGGCCACGCGAATGA